One stretch of Actinacidiphila sp. DG2A-62 DNA includes these proteins:
- a CDS encoding FAD-dependent oxidoreductase translates to MGGYIGDRAIVLGGSIGGLLAARALKDSYREVLIIDRDEMVGVTGARRSTPHSFHAQALLARGQQALEELFPGITAELSAAGVPTGDIGADLRWLVNGRQMKQTYTGLVCLAAPRTIMESHLRARVEAWPNVRFQEWTDILGLEANADRSRVIGVRVLRQAAGSNEEIIKGDLILDSTGRGSRSPIWLKELGYPEVPEDKVKIGLGYATRHYRLPTDYLGHNLAIVLAPTPAHPRGAIFARETPLSDTDSRYLLTLNGVMGDHPPTDPEGFLEFARSLPNPDIYNAIKDAEPLDDPVHFRFPASRWRRYEKMSRFPAGYLVMGDAVHSPNPVYAQPITITAVTTLRLLKYLERGVEPNPLEFFKHLGQYIDIAWDITTASDLAHPGIEGTRSLKYRFMTGYIGRLRAAAVNDGSLTGDFLRVAGLVDRPEKLMKPSTVLKVLLNSSRKPDFKGLPGQARIPGALEPSVRQ, encoded by the coding sequence ATGGGCGGCTATATCGGTGACCGCGCAATCGTTCTCGGTGGCAGCATCGGCGGACTCCTGGCGGCGAGGGCGCTCAAGGACTCGTACCGCGAGGTGCTGATCATCGACCGCGACGAGATGGTCGGTGTGACCGGCGCGCGCCGCAGCACCCCGCACTCGTTCCACGCGCAGGCGCTGCTGGCCCGCGGCCAGCAGGCGCTGGAGGAGCTGTTCCCGGGCATCACCGCCGAGCTGAGCGCGGCCGGCGTGCCCACCGGGGACATCGGCGCCGACCTGCGCTGGCTGGTCAACGGACGGCAGATGAAGCAGACCTACACCGGTCTGGTCTGCCTGGCCGCCCCGCGGACCATCATGGAGAGCCACCTGCGGGCCCGGGTCGAGGCCTGGCCCAACGTCCGCTTCCAGGAGTGGACCGACATCCTCGGCCTGGAGGCCAACGCGGACCGCAGCCGGGTGATCGGCGTGCGCGTGCTGCGCCAGGCCGCAGGCAGCAACGAGGAGATCATCAAGGGCGACCTGATCCTGGACTCCACCGGCCGCGGCTCCCGCAGCCCCATATGGCTGAAGGAGCTGGGCTACCCCGAGGTGCCCGAGGACAAGGTCAAGATCGGTCTGGGCTACGCGACCCGGCACTACCGCCTGCCCACCGACTACCTCGGCCACAACCTGGCGATCGTCCTCGCGCCCACCCCGGCGCACCCCCGCGGCGCCATCTTCGCACGGGAGACCCCGCTGTCCGACACGGACTCCCGCTACCTGCTCACCCTCAACGGCGTGATGGGCGACCACCCGCCGACCGACCCGGAGGGCTTCCTGGAGTTCGCCAGGTCGCTGCCCAACCCGGACATCTACAACGCCATCAAGGACGCCGAGCCGCTCGACGACCCGGTGCACTTCCGCTTCCCGGCCAGCCGGTGGCGGCGGTACGAGAAGATGTCCAGGTTCCCCGCCGGCTACCTGGTGATGGGCGACGCCGTGCACAGCCCCAACCCGGTGTACGCCCAGCCGATCACCATCACCGCGGTGACCACGCTGCGGCTGCTGAAGTACCTGGAGCGGGGCGTCGAGCCCAACCCGCTGGAGTTCTTCAAGCACCTGGGCCAGTACATCGACATCGCCTGGGACATCACCACCGCCTCCGACCTGGCCCACCCGGGCATCGAGGGCACCCGCAGCCTGAAGTACCGGTTCATGACCGGGTACATCGGCCGGCTGCGGGCGGCGGCGGTCAACGACGGTTCGCTCACCGGCGACTTCCTGCGGGTGGCCGGCCTGGTGGACCGTCCGGAGAAGCTGATGAAGCCCTCCACGGTGTTGAAGGTGCTGCTCAACTCCTCGCGGAAGCCCGACTTCAAGGGCCTTCCCGGACAGGCGCGAATTCCCGGCGCGCTGGAGCCCTCCGTGCGACAATAA
- a CDS encoding epoxide hydrolase family protein has translation MIPFRIDIPESALDDLRERLAGTRWPAEIPGSGWSRGVPLDYLKDLAAYWKDGYDWRAAEARLNTFPQFTTEIDGTRVHFLHVRSPEPDAKPLIITHGWPGSFVEFLDVIGPLTDPRAHGGDPADAFHVVIPSIPGFGFSGPVPEAGWGVHRIADAWDTLMTELGYERYVAQGGDVGAVIAVELARTHPDHVAGVHVNMMITVPSGDPAEMASLTEQDGARLARLAQYDAEFSGYMKIQTTRPQTLAYGLTDSPVGQLAWIIEKFKDWTDPSTPLPEDAVDRDLLLTNVMLYWLTGTAGSSANLYFEGAELIKMIFTRSGNPPALTVPLGVAIFPHDIFVGIRKFAERDNATITHWTEFESGGHFASLERPAQFVGDVRTFGRSLKL, from the coding sequence GTGATCCCCTTCCGCATCGACATTCCCGAGTCCGCCCTCGACGACCTGCGCGAACGGCTGGCGGGAACGCGCTGGCCCGCGGAGATCCCCGGTTCGGGCTGGAGCCGCGGCGTCCCCCTGGACTATCTGAAGGACCTGGCCGCCTACTGGAAGGACGGCTACGACTGGCGGGCCGCCGAGGCGCGGCTGAACACCTTCCCGCAGTTCACCACCGAGATCGACGGCACGCGCGTGCACTTCCTGCATGTGCGCTCGCCGGAGCCGGACGCCAAGCCGTTGATCATCACCCACGGCTGGCCCGGCTCCTTCGTCGAGTTCCTGGACGTCATCGGCCCGCTGACCGACCCGCGGGCGCACGGCGGCGACCCGGCCGACGCCTTCCACGTGGTGATCCCCTCGATCCCCGGCTTCGGCTTCTCCGGTCCGGTCCCCGAGGCCGGCTGGGGCGTGCACCGCATCGCCGACGCGTGGGACACCCTGATGACCGAGCTGGGCTACGAGCGCTACGTCGCGCAGGGCGGCGACGTCGGCGCGGTGATCGCCGTCGAGCTGGCCAGGACCCACCCGGACCACGTGGCGGGCGTGCACGTCAACATGATGATCACGGTCCCGTCCGGCGACCCGGCCGAGATGGCCTCGCTGACCGAGCAGGACGGCGCGCGGCTGGCCCGACTGGCCCAGTACGACGCGGAGTTCTCCGGCTACATGAAGATCCAGACCACCCGGCCGCAGACCCTCGCCTACGGTCTGACCGACTCGCCGGTGGGCCAGCTCGCCTGGATCATCGAGAAGTTCAAGGACTGGACCGACCCGTCGACGCCGCTGCCCGAGGACGCGGTCGACCGCGACCTGCTGCTCACCAATGTGATGCTCTACTGGCTGACCGGGACCGCGGGCTCCTCCGCGAACCTTTACTTCGAGGGCGCCGAGCTGATCAAGATGATCTTCACCCGGTCCGGGAACCCGCCGGCGCTGACCGTGCCGCTGGGCGTCGCGATCTTCCCGCACGACATCTTCGTGGGCATCAGGAAGTTCGCCGAGCGGGACAACGCCACCATCACGCACTGGACCGAGTTCGAGTCCGGCGGGCACTTCGCCTCGCTGGAGCGGCCCGCGCAGTTCGTCGGCGACGTCCGGACCTTCGGCCGGTCGCTCAAGCTCTGA
- a CDS encoding winged helix-turn-helix transcriptional regulator, whose translation MATKRTYSDGCGIARALDLIGERWALIVVRELLLGPKRFTDLHSGMPGVSPNVLALRLRELEDSGLVRRRKLGPPAGSRVYELTEWGQELEQVLLDLGRWGARSPIASEPYRSVDSLMLWQRSLFDAEVGGDLRATYEFTVGDDAFTVRVADGELEVERGTAARPDASMESDLETLTAVLKGRRPVAEATASGDLRLTGDTGVVDRLIRALKPQRPVAVA comes from the coding sequence ATGGCGACGAAGCGCACGTACTCCGACGGATGCGGCATCGCGCGGGCGCTCGATCTGATCGGGGAGCGCTGGGCTCTGATCGTGGTGCGGGAGCTGCTCCTCGGCCCGAAGCGCTTCACCGACCTGCACAGCGGCATGCCGGGAGTCAGCCCCAACGTGCTGGCGCTGCGCCTGCGCGAGCTGGAGGACTCCGGCCTGGTGCGCCGCCGCAAGCTGGGTCCGCCGGCCGGTTCCCGGGTGTACGAGCTGACCGAGTGGGGCCAGGAGCTGGAGCAGGTGCTGCTGGACCTCGGCCGCTGGGGCGCCAGGTCGCCGATCGCCAGCGAGCCCTACCGCAGCGTGGACTCGCTGATGCTCTGGCAGCGCTCGCTGTTCGACGCCGAGGTCGGCGGCGACCTGCGGGCGACCTACGAGTTCACCGTCGGCGACGACGCCTTCACCGTGCGGGTGGCCGACGGCGAGCTGGAGGTGGAGCGCGGCACGGCCGCGCGCCCGGACGCGTCGATGGAGAGCGACCTGGAGACGCTGACCGCGGTGCTCAAGGGCCGGCGGCCGGTGGCCGAGGCGACCGCCAGCGGCGATCTGCGGCTGACCGGCGACACCGGCGTGGTGGACCGGCTGATCCGCGCGCTGAAGCCGCAGCGGCCGGTGGCCGTCGCCTGA
- a CDS encoding MFS transporter encodes MTTTQKWVLGLASLGSFMVALDSLVVTTALSTIHKDLHASLASLEWTVNAYSLTFAVLLLSGAALGDKFGRRRMFVGGLALFTLASAACALSTSIGPLIAFRAVQGAGAAIVLPLALTQVSVAFPPQVRGKALGLFSGLTGLAVFSGPFIGGAVSQGLDWQWIFWVNVPIGAVAIALVLAKLGESTGPNIRFDLPGVFLVTIGALGIVWALVRGNDAGWGSGEVIGTLIAGVVVSAVFVVYSSRAKTAMLPMRFFKIRTFTTANFSNFALYASMYGTLFLITQYLQNALGYGPLAAGLRVMPWTATLMVCGPIAGNLVDKLGERRFMVTGLTLNTIGLGWLAAIVSPDLNYAEMVLPLIISGCGLSMAMPAAQKSVIGAVKPQEIGQASGAITMLRILGGVFGIAIITAVFAGHGSFASPKAFTDGFTAAMVGATIVSGAGAIVGLGMAGRKPAPPAAPQQPAPPVSTTTGAGAGN; translated from the coding sequence ATGACCACAACACAGAAATGGGTACTTGGCCTGGCCTCGCTGGGCTCGTTCATGGTGGCGCTGGACTCGCTGGTGGTGACCACAGCGCTCAGCACGATCCACAAGGACCTGCACGCGTCCCTCGCCTCGCTCGAGTGGACGGTGAACGCGTACAGCCTCACCTTCGCGGTGCTGCTGCTCAGCGGCGCGGCGCTCGGCGACAAGTTCGGCCGGCGGCGGATGTTCGTCGGCGGCCTGGCGCTGTTCACCCTGGCCTCCGCGGCCTGCGCGCTGTCCACCAGCATCGGCCCCCTGATCGCCTTCCGCGCGGTGCAGGGCGCCGGAGCCGCGATCGTGCTGCCGCTGGCCCTCACCCAGGTGAGCGTGGCGTTCCCGCCCCAGGTGCGCGGCAAGGCGCTGGGTCTGTTCAGTGGTCTGACCGGCCTCGCGGTCTTCTCCGGCCCGTTCATCGGCGGCGCCGTCTCGCAGGGCCTGGACTGGCAGTGGATCTTCTGGGTCAACGTCCCGATCGGCGCCGTCGCGATCGCCCTGGTGCTGGCCAAGCTCGGTGAGAGCACCGGCCCCAACATCCGCTTCGACCTGCCCGGCGTCTTCCTCGTCACCATCGGCGCGCTCGGCATCGTCTGGGCGCTGGTCCGCGGCAACGACGCGGGCTGGGGCAGCGGCGAGGTGATCGGCACGCTGATCGCCGGCGTCGTGGTCAGCGCGGTGTTCGTGGTCTACAGCTCGCGCGCCAAGACCGCGATGCTCCCGATGCGCTTCTTCAAGATCCGCACCTTCACCACCGCGAACTTCTCCAACTTCGCGCTGTACGCCTCGATGTACGGCACGCTCTTCCTGATCACCCAGTACCTGCAGAACGCCCTGGGCTACGGCCCGCTGGCGGCCGGCCTGCGGGTGATGCCCTGGACCGCGACGCTGATGGTCTGCGGCCCGATCGCGGGCAACCTGGTCGACAAGCTCGGCGAGCGGCGCTTCATGGTCACCGGCCTGACGCTCAACACCATCGGGCTCGGCTGGCTCGCCGCGATCGTCTCGCCCGACCTGAACTACGCCGAGATGGTCCTGCCGCTCATCATCAGCGGCTGCGGCCTGTCGATGGCGATGCCCGCCGCGCAGAAGTCCGTGATCGGCGCGGTCAAGCCGCAGGAGATCGGCCAGGCGTCCGGCGCCATCACCATGCTGCGCATCCTGGGCGGTGTGTTCGGCATCGCGATCATCACCGCGGTCTTCGCCGGCCACGGCAGCTTCGCGTCGCCGAAGGCGTTCACCGACGGCTTCACCGCGGCCATGGTCGGCGCGACCATCGTCTCCGGCGCCGGCGCGATCGTCGGCCTCGGCATGGCCGGCCGCAAGCCCGCCCCGCCCGCCGCCCCGCAGCAGCCGGCCCCGCCGGTCTCCACCACGACCGGCGCGGGCGCCGGCAACTGA
- a CDS encoding DJ-1/PfpI family protein, whose product MPLAAPDTRLRIGSLLYEGLDQIDLTGPYEILSRLPNTTCRTYGTTLEPVRDVNGLRLAADELIEDAPQLDVLQVPGGFGQEALMEDERVLSWLRSQAAGATAVLSVCTGALLCGAAGLLRGRRATTHWAAHHLLPFFGATPVDERVVVDGTLYSSSGVTAGIDGALLLAAELRGAKAAQRIQLAVEYAPEPPFDAGTPRTAPADVLAEVRAVVAARTVQRELTARRVAARLGVTAAPAGDGPRDAREDPRDARA is encoded by the coding sequence ATGCCCCTGGCCGCCCCCGACACCCGTCTGCGGATCGGTTCGCTGCTCTATGAAGGGCTCGACCAGATCGACCTCACCGGGCCGTACGAGATCCTGTCGCGCCTGCCGAACACCACCTGCCGCACCTACGGGACCACGCTCGAACCGGTCCGCGACGTGAACGGGCTGCGGCTGGCCGCGGACGAGCTGATCGAGGACGCGCCGCAGCTCGACGTGCTGCAGGTGCCCGGCGGGTTCGGGCAGGAGGCGCTGATGGAGGACGAGCGGGTGCTGTCCTGGCTGCGCTCGCAGGCGGCCGGCGCCACGGCGGTGCTGTCGGTGTGCACCGGCGCGCTGCTGTGCGGGGCGGCCGGCCTGCTCCGGGGCCGCCGCGCGACCACCCACTGGGCGGCCCACCACCTGCTGCCGTTCTTCGGCGCGACGCCGGTGGACGAGCGGGTCGTGGTCGACGGCACGCTGTACTCCTCCAGCGGTGTGACCGCCGGGATCGACGGCGCCCTGCTGCTGGCGGCGGAGCTGCGCGGGGCGAAGGCCGCGCAGCGGATCCAGCTCGCCGTCGAGTACGCGCCCGAGCCGCCGTTCGACGCCGGCACCCCGCGGACCGCGCCGGCCGACGTCCTCGCGGAGGTACGGGCCGTGGTCGCCGCCCGCACCGTCCAGCGCGAGCTCACCGCCCGCCGCGTCGCCGCGCGCCTCGGCGTCACCGCCGCCCCGGCCGGGGACGGCCCGCGGGACGCGCGGGAGGACCCGCGGGACGCGCGGGCCTGA
- a CDS encoding GNAT family N-acetyltransferase, with the protein MFFRWEWLRPVLTAPVVPTLGPVHPHAATVDLFEATLVAAAADRHFLPYDKDRRWGPEKQEAVLAGDVVHQRDQTLIPTLSTRGRGVVKVFAYGHRGDVLDQAAELAAKIAVGHGAATARVVRPLGPETPRPRGVRIQLQDFTVRRCPAPDGPVRPLDDWPAPVRRTFGTFAHAMAADGFAFLDRQMHAGRCGPVLTTVLGNRVVGAIGPMEIRPDPTGAAQLMPQYFAVLPDARGRRLGRLLWRAAMHWGQTHSAAYQLLQTEIGGASDRICRSEGLAGLGFISSRTA; encoded by the coding sequence ATGTTCTTCCGCTGGGAATGGCTGCGCCCCGTGCTCACCGCACCGGTCGTCCCCACCCTCGGCCCCGTCCACCCGCACGCCGCGACCGTCGACCTCTTCGAGGCCACCCTCGTCGCGGCAGCCGCAGACCGGCACTTTCTGCCGTACGACAAGGACCGCCGCTGGGGTCCGGAGAAGCAGGAGGCCGTCCTTGCCGGGGACGTGGTGCACCAGCGCGATCAGACGCTCATTCCCACCCTGTCGACACGTGGCCGGGGGGTGGTGAAGGTCTTCGCCTACGGCCACCGTGGAGACGTCCTCGACCAGGCCGCCGAACTCGCCGCGAAAATCGCCGTCGGCCACGGAGCTGCCACGGCCCGCGTCGTCAGGCCACTGGGCCCGGAGACACCGCGCCCACGCGGCGTCCGCATCCAGCTCCAGGACTTCACAGTGCGGCGCTGCCCGGCACCAGACGGTCCCGTGCGCCCACTCGACGACTGGCCCGCCCCCGTACGCCGAACCTTCGGCACCTTCGCCCACGCCATGGCAGCAGACGGATTCGCCTTCCTCGACCGGCAGATGCATGCCGGACGTTGCGGACCAGTCCTCACCACCGTCCTGGGCAACCGCGTGGTCGGTGCCATCGGGCCCATGGAGATCCGCCCCGACCCCACAGGGGCAGCCCAACTGATGCCGCAGTACTTCGCCGTTCTCCCCGACGCGCGGGGCCGCAGGCTGGGCCGCCTGCTGTGGCGCGCCGCCATGCACTGGGGCCAGACGCACAGCGCGGCCTACCAGTTGCTCCAGACCGAGATCGGCGGCGCGTCGGACCGGATCTGCCGGAGCGAGGGGCTGGCCGGCCTTGGTTTCATCAGTTCTCGTACGGCGTGA
- a CDS encoding helix-turn-helix domain-containing protein, producing the protein MSTDFQTAREALGARLRELRAEAGFDGKGVAEVLGWQRSKVSRLENGKQTATPADLDAWAAAVGAPAAAADLKSRLRGLESQHRSWRRQLSSGHRSVQDRYVAEYRRTSTVRGYEATVVPRLFQTPEYARHLLVGNAELMQSPRDTDEAVRSRMKRQEVLYERGKTFRVLIWEGVLHAMVCPRDVMAGQLDRLVGLIGMSTVALGIVPFGVQLKLSPKHGFWVFDEKRVVVETINTEYTLESAEDIALYARAWDGLDEGAVYGAPAHRLIARARASLDLA; encoded by the coding sequence GTGAGCACCGACTTTCAGACGGCCCGTGAGGCGCTCGGAGCGCGGCTGCGTGAGCTGCGCGCCGAGGCCGGGTTCGACGGGAAGGGCGTTGCCGAGGTGCTCGGATGGCAGCGGTCGAAGGTGTCGCGGCTGGAGAACGGGAAGCAGACGGCGACGCCTGCGGATCTCGACGCGTGGGCCGCGGCCGTGGGGGCGCCGGCCGCGGCCGCCGACTTGAAGAGTCGGCTTCGAGGGTTGGAGTCGCAGCATCGTTCGTGGCGGCGGCAGCTCTCGTCCGGGCACCGGAGTGTGCAGGATCGGTACGTTGCCGAGTACCGGCGTACGTCCACGGTGCGCGGCTACGAGGCGACTGTCGTACCGAGGTTGTTCCAGACGCCGGAGTACGCCCGGCATCTGCTCGTGGGGAATGCCGAGTTGATGCAGTCGCCGCGGGACACGGACGAGGCTGTTCGGTCGCGTATGAAGCGGCAAGAGGTGTTGTACGAGCGGGGGAAGACGTTCCGGGTCCTGATCTGGGAAGGCGTGCTTCACGCCATGGTGTGTCCGCGTGACGTGATGGCCGGGCAGCTCGACCGGCTCGTCGGGCTGATCGGCATGAGCACGGTCGCGCTCGGCATCGTGCCGTTCGGGGTGCAGCTCAAGCTCAGCCCGAAACACGGGTTCTGGGTGTTCGACGAGAAGCGCGTCGTCGTCGAGACGATCAACACGGAGTACACGTTGGAGTCGGCCGAGGACATCGCCCTGTACGCGCGGGCGTGGGACGGGCTCGACGAGGGCGCGGTGTACGGGGCGCCGGCGCATCGGCTCATCGCTCGCGCGCGGGCGTCGCTCGACCTCGCGTGA
- a CDS encoding DUF6879 family protein, giving the protein MPDLVSFNEIAHLFTEFEHTAWRLETRRGYASDREGQRFKAFMRGVLPEVEPRHPWNANVRVQTAAGKRFSRVRVIDEPPTDGQRFLMATALGNVEAGEDICVLPRSEAKRLELPDFDLWLFDSRVLVRFHIDDTDTTVGVEVTEDPAEVLAACQARDAAWHFAAPTAQAWAQVRSSA; this is encoded by the coding sequence GTGCCTGATCTGGTCTCATTCAACGAGATCGCCCATCTGTTCACAGAGTTCGAGCACACGGCGTGGCGGTTGGAGACGCGTCGCGGCTATGCGTCGGACCGGGAGGGGCAGCGGTTCAAGGCGTTCATGAGGGGGGTGCTCCCGGAGGTGGAGCCGCGGCACCCCTGGAACGCCAACGTGAGGGTGCAGACGGCGGCGGGCAAGCGGTTCTCACGGGTACGGGTCATCGACGAACCGCCGACGGACGGGCAGCGGTTCCTCATGGCGACCGCGCTCGGCAACGTCGAGGCCGGGGAGGACATTTGCGTGTTGCCTCGGTCCGAGGCGAAGCGGCTGGAACTGCCGGACTTCGACCTGTGGTTGTTCGACTCCCGGGTGTTGGTCCGCTTCCACATCGACGACACCGACACGACGGTCGGCGTCGAGGTGACCGAGGACCCCGCCGAGGTACTTGCGGCGTGTCAGGCCCGGGATGCCGCCTGGCATTTCGCGGCGCCTACTGCGCAGGCGTGGGCGCAGGTACGTTCGTCTGCGTGA
- a CDS encoding cysteine dioxygenase: protein MIAPLSPQTPSPLSSAPAAPSAPSAPAAPTASAEDREAAPVLGARPFERVAASVTLDSLPGRVLDRRELRGLARAVAADRELWQRHVAFDDDNRHYVCLHRDAHVDVWLLCWTPRNDTGWHDHDISCGAVAVADGTLVEHNLAVGRPSLATEVHAGQVYCFGPDHIHRITGRAAASVSVHAYSPPLGRMGQYTVSRTGILRRTSVSYADELRALDGV from the coding sequence ATGATCGCTCCGTTGTCTCCGCAGACCCCGTCGCCGCTGTCGTCCGCGCCGGCGGCGCCTTCCGCGCCGTCCGCGCCGGCGGCGCCGACGGCCTCGGCCGAGGACCGGGAGGCCGCTCCGGTGCTGGGGGCGCGGCCGTTCGAGCGGGTGGCCGCGTCGGTGACGCTGGACTCGCTGCCGGGGCGCGTCCTGGACCGGCGGGAGCTGCGCGGGCTGGCCCGCGCGGTGGCCGCCGACCGGGAGCTGTGGCAGCGGCACGTCGCCTTCGACGACGACAACCGCCACTACGTCTGCCTGCACCGCGACGCCCACGTGGACGTGTGGCTGCTGTGCTGGACCCCGCGCAACGACACCGGCTGGCACGACCACGACATCTCCTGCGGCGCGGTGGCGGTCGCCGACGGCACGCTGGTGGAGCACAACCTCGCCGTCGGCCGGCCGAGCCTGGCCACCGAGGTCCACGCCGGGCAGGTGTACTGCTTCGGCCCCGACCACATCCACCGGATCACCGGCCGCGCCGCCGCGAGCGTCTCGGTGCACGCGTACTCGCCGCCGCTGGGCCGGATGGGCCAGTACACGGTCAGCCGCACCGGCATCCTGCGCCGCACCTCGGTCTCCTACGCGGACGAGCTGCGCGCCCTGGACGGCGTGTAG
- a CDS encoding LacI family DNA-binding transcriptional regulator, with amino-acid sequence MPNRPQRVTQRDVAEETGLSMATVSYALRGIQVPPETQARVREAAERLGYQADPIARALASGRTDYIGVLCRSLTDVWQQGTAAALGRRLLGAGRHALIVDASNDPVLEAELAWQLADQRVDALIVLPVDPAAAHWVEVARRTVLVSIGDGLPGASAHAEVVFDNDAGITDALHRLADFGHRRIAVMTPGGLTTPDRPAEVVAGRVARRLGLRVTLHRSPHDLDGAAAVARSVLTGADPPTAFLCMADSMAYGVYAGARALDLVVPDDVSVVGYDDHPLSRLLTPPLSTYRWPVDLLVDLVVERTVKAISSGRRSRRKVLPPQAQPRGSVSRPRPAGP; translated from the coding sequence GTGCCCAATCGTCCCCAGCGGGTCACCCAGCGCGATGTCGCGGAGGAGACCGGGCTGTCCATGGCCACGGTGTCCTACGCGCTGCGCGGCATCCAGGTGCCGCCCGAGACGCAGGCGCGGGTCCGCGAGGCCGCCGAACGCCTCGGCTACCAAGCCGATCCCATCGCCCGCGCGCTCGCCTCGGGCCGCACCGACTACATCGGCGTGCTCTGCCGCTCCCTCACCGACGTATGGCAGCAGGGCACCGCCGCCGCGCTGGGCCGCCGCCTGCTCGGCGCCGGCCGGCACGCGCTGATCGTCGACGCCTCCAACGACCCGGTGCTGGAGGCCGAGTTGGCCTGGCAGCTGGCCGACCAGCGGGTGGACGCCCTGATCGTGCTGCCCGTCGACCCGGCCGCCGCGCACTGGGTGGAGGTGGCCCGGCGGACCGTCCTGGTGTCCATCGGCGACGGCCTGCCCGGCGCCTCCGCGCACGCCGAGGTCGTCTTCGACAACGACGCCGGGATCACCGACGCGCTGCACCGGCTCGCCGACTTCGGCCACCGCCGCATCGCCGTCATGACGCCGGGGGGCCTGACCACCCCCGACCGGCCCGCCGAGGTGGTGGCCGGCCGGGTGGCCCGCCGGCTGGGCCTGCGGGTCACGCTGCACCGCTCCCCGCACGACCTGGACGGCGCCGCGGCCGTCGCCCGCTCGGTGCTGACCGGCGCCGACCCGCCGACCGCCTTCCTGTGCATGGCCGACTCGATGGCCTACGGCGTCTACGCGGGCGCCCGCGCGCTGGACCTCGTGGTGCCGGACGACGTCTCGGTGGTCGGCTACGACGACCACCCGCTGTCCCGGCTGCTGACCCCGCCGCTGTCCACCTACCGCTGGCCGGTGGACCTGCTGGTCGACCTCGTGGTCGAACGCACCGTCAAGGCCATCTCCTCGGGCCGCCGCAGCCGCCGCAAGGTGCTGCCGCCGCAGGCGCAGCCGCGCGGCTCGGTCAGCCGGCCGCGCCCCGCCGGGCCGTGA